In Aureibaculum algae, the following are encoded in one genomic region:
- a CDS encoding MIP/aquaporin family protein produces MTPFVAEIIGTFFLILLGGGVVANVVLEKTKSNDQGWMVITTAWGLAVFVGVVVAGPYSGAHLNPAVSIGLAVAGKFEWNLIPLYALGQFIGAMLGALGVWLIYKDHFEVTEDGEAKRAIFCTAPAIRNPKSNIISEIIGTFVLVFVVLYFTNASLTETETPIGLGSLGALPVAFLVWVIGLSLGGTTGYAINPARDLGPRIIHAILPIKNKASNDWGYAWIPVVGPIIGASLAGLLMLVLSASL; encoded by the coding sequence ATGACGCCATTTGTAGCAGAAATTATCGGAACTTTTTTCCTTATTCTTTTAGGAGGAGGGGTAGTAGCTAATGTTGTTTTAGAAAAAACCAAATCAAATGACCAAGGTTGGATGGTGATTACAACCGCCTGGGGTTTAGCTGTTTTTGTAGGTGTTGTAGTGGCGGGGCCATACAGTGGGGCTCATTTGAATCCGGCAGTAAGTATTGGATTGGCTGTTGCAGGAAAATTTGAATGGAATTTGATTCCACTTTACGCTTTAGGTCAGTTTATCGGTGCTATGTTAGGTGCTTTAGGTGTTTGGTTAATTTATAAAGATCATTTTGAGGTAACTGAAGATGGAGAGGCTAAACGAGCTATTTTTTGTACGGCTCCAGCGATTAGGAACCCTAAATCAAATATTATTTCGGAAATCATAGGCACTTTTGTATTGGTATTCGTAGTACTTTATTTTACCAATGCATCATTAACAGAAACAGAAACTCCAATCGGTCTAGGTTCTCTTGGAGCATTACCTGTTGCCTTTTTAGTTTGGGTTATTGGTTTGTCACTTGGTGGTACTACAGGCTATGCAATAAACCCAGCACGTGATTTGGGCCCTAGAATTATACATGCCATTTTACCGATTAAAAATAAGGCTTCTAATGATTGGGGTTATGCATGGATTCCTGTTGTCGGACCAATAATTGGAGCGTCATTAGCAGGTTTGCTGATGTTGGTATTATCAGCAAGCTTATAG
- a CDS encoding helix-turn-helix and ligand-binding sensor domain-containing protein has translation MKVIQLLLLLLLPLTFFGQETPPILKFSSNTYQAENQNWAVTQNAENFIFVANNEGLLEYNGAKWMLYPSPNNTIMRSILAVKDKIFTGAYMEFGFWKRNDEGLLIYTSLSDKIKSELIEDENIWNIKAFDNWVIFQSYDRLYFYNVENNELNYFTDKGNYYRIFEINNTIYIFKNNGNLYKLEIGKEVLIAHIPDSYKVKFVLNIFESDNEDLILVTRNKGFFKIGKEVVTKWSISGDHIFDEFQIYSGVQLLDKTYMLGTISAGIIHLSQDGELINTINQSNGLSNNTILNLFEDASGNVWSALDNGIDCLNMQSYIREYNDNGGTVGTTYSSIIHNGKLYVGTNQGLFYKSTLVNEPLKLVEGTKGQVWSLFVYENELLCGHTSGTFLIKDNTSEQISDIPGTWNFREFPNHPELLLQGHYSGMSILERKNNKWVLKNKIKGFENSARFFEILGNSEIWINHEYKGVYKLWLNNNYTAFEKVILFSDVPKGKGSSILKYDDDLLYSYQEGVFKLTGSGENFVKDTALSKLIVKDEYISGKLVKDSKQRLWSFNKSSINYAEKGPIPGKIEIKSIPIQNYWRNTTVSFENITHLKDNLYIIGKTNGYVLVDLDKYNKTPHKIFLNDIIVKAKDSVFNVLVNENGHFNYNENVLQFNFSTPRYNKYEFVNYQYKLDNYQTDWSNWTASPNVIFDKLPFGGYTFTVRSKVGNQVSDNTVNYTFEIARPTYLSNFAIGGYLLLILISGFITHRLYKRHYKKQHLELIEQNQRQIEVNRISNEQEVIKLRNEKLNQEIESKNRELAISTMSIVKRNEVLRKVKKELKSNIGLSKDDDVFKLIDKNLENTKDWNLFKDAFNSADKDFLKRAKILYPDLTHNDLKFCAYLRLNLSSKEIAPLLNISVKSVEVRRYRLRKKMKLKHEINLTDHILDI, from the coding sequence ATGAAAGTCATACAACTACTTTTATTGTTATTATTACCATTGACATTTTTTGGTCAAGAAACTCCTCCTATATTAAAATTTTCATCAAACACATACCAAGCAGAAAATCAAAATTGGGCAGTTACGCAAAATGCTGAAAATTTTATTTTTGTTGCTAATAACGAAGGTTTATTAGAGTACAATGGTGCAAAATGGATGCTTTATCCATCACCAAATAATACTATAATGCGGTCAATATTAGCTGTAAAAGATAAAATATTTACAGGGGCTTATATGGAGTTCGGGTTTTGGAAAAGAAATGACGAAGGATTATTAATTTACACTTCGTTGTCTGACAAAATAAAGTCTGAATTAATAGAAGATGAAAATATTTGGAATATTAAGGCTTTTGATAATTGGGTAATTTTTCAATCTTATGATCGATTGTATTTTTACAATGTAGAAAATAATGAACTCAATTACTTTACAGATAAGGGTAATTACTATCGCATTTTTGAGATAAATAACACTATTTATATTTTTAAAAATAATGGAAATTTATACAAACTCGAAATTGGTAAGGAGGTATTGATTGCACATATTCCAGATAGCTATAAGGTCAAATTTGTTTTAAATATTTTTGAAAGTGATAATGAAGATCTCATTTTAGTAACCCGAAATAAAGGTTTTTTTAAAATTGGTAAAGAAGTTGTTACCAAATGGTCTATTTCGGGTGATCATATTTTTGATGAATTTCAAATTTATAGTGGAGTTCAGCTCTTGGATAAAACCTATATGTTAGGAACAATTTCTGCTGGAATTATTCATTTATCTCAAGATGGTGAATTAATTAACACTATTAACCAGTCTAATGGTCTTAGTAACAATACAATTTTAAACTTGTTTGAAGATGCTTCAGGTAACGTGTGGTCTGCCTTAGATAACGGAATAGATTGTTTAAATATGCAATCTTATATTCGAGAATATAATGATAATGGGGGTACGGTTGGTACAACCTACAGTTCAATTATACATAATGGGAAATTGTATGTAGGTACCAATCAAGGCTTATTTTATAAGTCAACTTTGGTTAATGAACCCTTAAAACTAGTAGAAGGGACAAAAGGACAGGTTTGGTCGCTTTTTGTGTATGAAAATGAGTTGCTTTGTGGTCATACATCAGGCACTTTTCTTATTAAAGACAATACCTCTGAACAAATTTCTGATATTCCTGGTACGTGGAATTTTAGGGAGTTTCCAAATCATCCAGAGCTATTATTACAAGGCCATTATTCGGGTATGAGTATACTCGAAAGAAAGAATAATAAATGGGTCTTAAAGAATAAGATTAAGGGATTTGAAAACTCAGCTCGTTTTTTCGAAATTTTGGGTAATTCAGAAATATGGATTAATCATGAATACAAAGGAGTTTATAAATTATGGTTAAACAATAATTACACTGCTTTTGAAAAAGTAATTCTTTTTTCTGATGTGCCGAAAGGCAAAGGCTCAAGTATTTTAAAATATGATGACGACTTGTTGTATAGCTATCAAGAAGGTGTTTTTAAGTTAACCGGTTCAGGAGAAAATTTTGTAAAAGATACGGCACTAAGTAAGTTAATAGTTAAAGACGAGTATATTTCTGGTAAACTGGTTAAGGATAGTAAACAGCGGTTGTGGTCGTTTAATAAATCAAGTATTAATTATGCTGAAAAGGGGCCAATTCCAGGTAAAATTGAAATAAAATCAATTCCTATTCAAAACTATTGGAGAAATACTACGGTTAGCTTTGAAAACATTACGCACTTAAAAGATAATTTATATATTATTGGAAAAACAAATGGGTATGTTTTAGTTGATCTGGATAAATATAATAAAACACCACATAAAATATTTCTAAATGATATTATTGTTAAGGCGAAGGATAGTGTTTTTAATGTTTTAGTGAATGAAAATGGGCATTTTAACTATAATGAAAATGTTTTACAATTCAATTTTAGTACACCAAGATATAATAAATACGAATTTGTAAATTATCAATACAAATTAGATAATTACCAAACGGACTGGAGTAATTGGACAGCATCACCAAACGTAATCTTTGATAAATTGCCATTTGGTGGTTATACCTTCACGGTTAGGTCTAAAGTAGGTAATCAAGTTTCAGATAATACTGTTAATTATACTTTTGAAATAGCAAGACCGACATATTTATCAAATTTTGCAATTGGAGGGTATCTGTTATTGATACTGATTTCTGGATTTATAACGCATCGTTTGTACAAAAGACATTATAAAAAACAGCACTTAGAGCTTATTGAACAAAATCAACGTCAGATAGAAGTTAATAGAATAAGTAATGAGCAAGAGGTAATAAAGCTGAGAAATGAAAAATTAAATCAAGAAATAGAGAGTAAAAACAGAGAATTAGCCATTTCAACAATGAGTATTGTCAAAAGAAATGAAGTTTTACGAAAGGTAAAGAAAGAGTTGAAAAGTAATATTGGCTTATCTAAGGATGATGATGTGTTTAAATTGATTGATAAAAACTTAGAAAACACCAAAGATTGGAATTTGTTTAAGGATGCTTTTAATAGTGCTGATAAAGATTTTCTTAAAAGAGCAAAAATCTTATACCCTGATTTAACACACAATGACTTGAAATTCTGTGCTTATTTAAGATTAAATCTATCTTCAAAAGAGATTGCTCCTTTGTTAAATATTTCAGTAAAAAGTGTTGAGGTTAGACGGTATCGATTGCGAAAGAAAATGAAACTAAAACATGAAATTAACCTCACAGATCATATTTTGGACATTTAG
- a CDS encoding glycerol-3-phosphate dehydrogenase/oxidase — MAVSLYQRETLVEQLQTTKNWDVIIIGGGASGLGIALDSVTRGYKTLLLEQIDFAKGTSSRSTKLVHGGVRYLAQGNIDLVREALYERGLMLKNASHLVSNQSFIIPNYNLWDSLKYTVGLKLYDFLAGKLSFGKSVGISKTTTTSRLTTIKPDKLKGGVVYHDGQFDDSRLAVNIAQTSIEKGATILNYCKVTGLLKDDEGIVNGVIAHDIETDKSYKLNARVVINATGVFTDEVLQMDDNKAKNIVRPSQGIHLVLDKSFLPGNDAIMIPKTDDGRVLFLVPWHDKVVVGTTDTLLDSHSLEPKPLEKEVDFIIDTANRYLNKKVSRKDVLSIFAGLRPLAAPKDNSEKTKEISRSHKIIVSSSELITITGGKWTTYRRMAQDTVNKAISLGKLPNEICKTKDQLIHGALENVDRSNHLYIYGTDQVHIEKLIKYEPELGEKLHPKLDFTKAEVVWAVRNEMSRTIEDVLARRVRMLFLDARAAISSAPLVAEILAKELGKGKVWERQQIDDFTAIAKQYVL; from the coding sequence ATAGCAGTGAGTTTATATCAAAGAGAAACATTAGTTGAGCAATTACAGACAACCAAAAATTGGGATGTCATTATTATTGGAGGAGGAGCTTCGGGTTTAGGAATTGCCTTGGACAGTGTAACTCGTGGTTATAAAACGCTCTTATTAGAGCAAATTGATTTTGCAAAAGGTACATCGAGCCGGAGTACTAAACTAGTTCATGGAGGTGTGCGTTATTTAGCTCAAGGAAATATAGATTTAGTTAGAGAAGCGTTATATGAGAGAGGTCTTATGCTAAAAAATGCTTCACATTTGGTCAGTAATCAGTCTTTTATTATTCCAAATTATAATTTATGGGATAGTTTAAAGTATACAGTAGGTTTAAAACTATATGATTTCTTAGCAGGTAAATTAAGTTTTGGTAAATCTGTTGGTATTAGCAAAACAACAACAACATCAAGGTTAACCACTATAAAACCTGATAAATTAAAAGGAGGAGTTGTGTATCACGATGGGCAATTTGATGATTCTCGATTAGCTGTCAATATTGCTCAAACGAGCATTGAAAAAGGAGCTACAATACTAAATTATTGTAAGGTAACTGGCCTGTTGAAAGATGATGAAGGCATTGTAAATGGAGTTATTGCTCATGATATTGAAACGGATAAATCGTACAAATTAAATGCAAGAGTTGTTATAAATGCAACTGGAGTTTTTACAGATGAAGTTTTACAAATGGATGATAACAAGGCAAAAAATATTGTCCGTCCTAGTCAGGGAATCCACTTGGTTTTAGACAAATCATTTTTACCAGGAAATGATGCCATTATGATTCCGAAAACGGATGATGGCAGAGTATTGTTTTTGGTGCCTTGGCATGATAAAGTTGTGGTTGGTACAACAGACACCTTGTTAGATAGCCATAGTTTAGAGCCAAAACCACTAGAGAAAGAAGTAGATTTTATTATAGATACTGCAAATAGGTATTTGAATAAAAAAGTAAGTAGAAAAGATGTATTGAGCATTTTTGCAGGGTTAAGACCTTTAGCTGCTCCAAAAGATAATTCTGAAAAGACCAAAGAAATATCTAGAAGCCATAAGATTATAGTTTCGAGTTCAGAATTAATAACCATAACTGGAGGCAAGTGGACTACCTACAGAAGAATGGCACAAGACACGGTAAATAAAGCCATAAGTCTTGGTAAATTACCCAATGAAATTTGTAAAACAAAAGATCAACTTATACATGGAGCTTTAGAAAATGTAGATAGATCTAATCACTTATACATTTATGGTACAGATCAGGTTCATATTGAGAAACTTATTAAATACGAACCTGAATTAGGTGAAAAATTGCATCCAAAACTTGACTTTACAAAGGCTGAAGTGGTTTGGGCTGTAAGAAATGAAATGTCAAGAACCATTGAAGATGTGCTAGCTAGACGTGTACGTATGTTGTTTTTAGATGCTCGGGCTGCAATTAGTTCGGCACCATTGGTTGCAGAAATATTAGCAAAAGAATTAGGGAAAGGTAAGGTTTGGGAGCGTCAACAAATTGATGATTTTACAGCTATTGCCAAACAATACGTATTATAA
- a CDS encoding DeoR/GlpR family DNA-binding transcription regulator, with product MNRHQIILDILNKVKYIEVLDLCKQLNVSAVTIRKDLTLLEAKGLLFRTHGGASLENPYINEKEVNEKEKISVEEKNGIAQAAAKLIDENDSIMIASGTTVQALAKFITPKNKLTAITSSLHVVLHLIKHKNIEILQLGGYVRHSSASVIGSYAAQILENVSCSKLFLGVDGIDLDYGLSTTSLEEAQLNKKMLISAQKTIVLADSSKFGKKSFAKICGIEQVDQIITDGGISTSLVKKLQERGIIVTIVG from the coding sequence ATGAATAGACATCAAATTATTTTAGACATTCTAAACAAAGTAAAATATATAGAGGTGTTAGATCTGTGTAAACAACTAAATGTATCAGCTGTAACCATTCGAAAAGATTTAACACTTTTAGAGGCAAAAGGGCTTTTATTTAGAACACATGGTGGTGCTTCTTTAGAAAACCCTTATATCAACGAAAAAGAAGTGAATGAAAAAGAAAAAATTTCGGTTGAAGAAAAAAATGGAATTGCACAAGCAGCAGCAAAATTAATTGATGAAAATGACTCTATAATGATTGCCTCAGGAACCACAGTTCAAGCTTTGGCAAAATTTATTACTCCAAAAAATAAATTAACGGCAATAACCTCTTCTTTGCATGTTGTACTTCATTTAATCAAACATAAAAATATAGAAATATTACAATTAGGGGGCTACGTCAGACATAGTTCTGCTTCAGTAATTGGCAGTTATGCTGCTCAAATATTAGAGAATGTATCTTGTAGTAAGTTATTTTTAGGTGTTGACGGTATTGATTTAGATTATGGTCTATCTACCACGAGTTTAGAAGAAGCACAGCTTAATAAAAAAATGTTGATCTCTGCACAAAAGACAATTGTACTAGCAGACTCTTCTAAATTTGGTAAAAAAAGCTTTGCAAAAATCTGCGGAATTGAACAAGTTGATCAAATTATTACCGATGGTGGTATATCAACTTCATTAGTTAAAAAGTTACAAGAAAGAGGTATTATTGTTACTATTGTTGGTTAA
- a CDS encoding SusC/RagA family TonB-linked outer membrane protein, whose product MMLKLIRKRTNLALLMLAFVISSFTALQAQKTVIGTVLDETGTPLPGASVIVKGTSNGTSTDFDGKFTLNVNENATTLQISFIGYVTKEVAISENISVTLMPDASVLDEVVVVGYGTQKKSDLVSAVAKTDLAKAVATPTSDVTEMLRGRISGLKVDVGSGSLRPGGTSEIIFRGQGSIEGNVSGIYVVDGVVRDGGIEDISPDDIASIEFLKDASAQAIYGSRAANGVVLVTTKRGKKDKVSITYHGYVASKTIERNFDVYNGQEFAQYKREAVRSANVDDEYSDDASVFSAVELENIANNRFVNWEDELLRNGFVNSHSLGISGGTDFTSVYGSLSYFKEDGLIPTSSYTRKNLRLNVDQKISDKFSVTFDIGILNDDTERAANVNVITTSPLGSAYNADGSIAEFPSGEEGSATNPLWNLREQDHDEKGNDFVVTIMPKYQISDNLQYQLKASMTRKNSERGQYLSSLSSGGESDRGIARIDNQLREAFLVENILTYDKEINDNNNFNITLVQAIDENKYSRTFTQGTGFPNESLGYNGITNAIGLITTERDKTKVRTASFMGRARYNLLDKYLFTVTYRADGASVNAKDFKWTYNPAAAFAWKLHNESFLENVDAIQELKLRVSYGSLANALKSPYTSLFTAEGQNYVFDDDTASGYAPSVVLPNLNLKHETITTFNVGLDFSIFKRFLTGSFEYYDSRTKDLLLRRGVPPITGYDYTYFNAGELQNKGMELSLTANLFNKKDFKWSVSTNWSNNKNKIIDLYKDGVGDPILEDDRYNYFVGQPIGVIRTYQFDGIWQEGEDVANAPQANPESTNPQTSLRAGDIRVSDVDNDGKITEDDRVFIDTNPDWFGSLSTNISYKGFDLLVDFYAVEGATKVNPFISEYNNGGSLRGILNGVKVPYYTPENPSTTYPRANADAAPTYIGALAVKDASYIRLRTISLGYTMPESWTSKVNMDQIRFYVTGTNLFTQTDYLGYSPEVNIRDTFSNADTGYPDATSFTFGVKVKL is encoded by the coding sequence ATGATGTTAAAATTAATTAGAAAAAGGACAAACCTAGCCTTGCTCATGTTAGCTTTTGTAATAAGCAGTTTTACTGCATTACAGGCTCAAAAAACAGTAATAGGTACTGTGCTAGACGAAACAGGAACTCCGTTGCCAGGTGCTTCGGTAATTGTTAAAGGAACAAGTAATGGTACATCTACCGATTTTGATGGTAAATTTACCTTAAACGTAAATGAAAATGCAACGACACTTCAAATATCCTTTATTGGGTACGTAACAAAAGAAGTTGCTATTTCAGAAAACATTTCTGTCACTTTAATGCCAGATGCTAGTGTTTTAGATGAGGTCGTAGTGGTTGGTTATGGTACGCAAAAGAAAAGTGACTTGGTAAGTGCCGTGGCCAAAACAGATTTAGCAAAAGCAGTTGCCACTCCAACTTCAGATGTAACTGAAATGTTGAGAGGTAGAATCTCAGGGTTGAAAGTAGATGTGGGAAGTGGTAGTTTAAGACCAGGAGGTACTTCTGAAATTATTTTTAGGGGTCAAGGGTCTATTGAAGGGAATGTGAGTGGTATATATGTCGTGGATGGTGTAGTAAGAGATGGAGGGATAGAAGATATTAGTCCTGATGATATTGCATCGATTGAATTCTTAAAGGATGCTTCTGCTCAAGCAATTTATGGATCAAGAGCTGCCAATGGAGTGGTTTTAGTGACTACAAAAAGAGGTAAAAAAGATAAAGTTAGTATTACCTACCATGGTTATGTTGCTTCCAAAACCATTGAAAGGAATTTTGATGTCTATAATGGGCAAGAATTTGCACAATACAAGAGAGAAGCGGTGAGGTCTGCGAATGTAGACGATGAGTATTCAGATGATGCGTCCGTATTTTCAGCAGTAGAGTTGGAAAACATTGCTAATAATCGTTTTGTAAATTGGGAAGACGAGTTGTTAAGGAACGGTTTTGTGAACAGTCATTCTTTAGGTATCTCAGGTGGTACTGATTTTACTAGTGTATATGGAAGTTTAAGTTATTTTAAAGAGGATGGGTTAATTCCAACATCTAGTTATACCAGAAAAAATTTACGATTAAACGTAGATCAAAAAATTAGTGATAAGTTTTCTGTAACGTTTGATATTGGAATATTAAATGATGATACAGAAAGAGCAGCGAATGTTAATGTAATAACGACCTCCCCTTTAGGTAGTGCATATAATGCTGATGGAAGTATTGCTGAATTCCCAAGCGGAGAGGAAGGCTCTGCCACTAACCCATTGTGGAATTTAAGAGAACAAGATCATGATGAAAAAGGAAATGATTTTGTGGTAACCATTATGCCTAAATATCAGATTTCTGATAATTTACAATATCAATTAAAAGCGTCAATGACTAGAAAGAATTCTGAAAGAGGGCAATACCTATCTTCTCTAAGTTCTGGAGGTGAATCCGATAGAGGAATTGCTAGAATTGATAATCAGTTAAGGGAAGCTTTTTTAGTTGAAAACATCTTAACTTATGATAAGGAAATCAACGATAATAATAACTTTAACATTACGTTGGTACAAGCAATTGATGAAAATAAATATTCTAGAACTTTTACCCAGGGTACTGGATTTCCCAACGAAAGTTTAGGATATAACGGTATTACAAATGCTATTGGCCTTATTACAACAGAACGTGATAAAACTAAAGTAAGAACAGCCTCTTTTATGGGTAGGGCTCGATATAATTTGCTAGATAAGTATTTATTTACAGTAACTTATAGAGCGGATGGAGCATCTGTAAATGCAAAAGACTTTAAATGGACTTATAATCCAGCTGCTGCTTTTGCTTGGAAATTGCACAATGAGAGTTTTTTAGAGAATGTTGATGCTATTCAGGAATTAAAATTAAGAGTGAGTTATGGGTCTTTGGCAAATGCACTTAAAAGTCCTTACACTTCACTTTTTACTGCAGAAGGTCAGAATTACGTTTTTGATGATGATACTGCATCTGGATATGCTCCATCTGTGGTGTTGCCTAATTTAAACTTAAAACATGAAACCATTACAACATTTAATGTTGGTTTAGATTTTTCAATCTTTAAAAGATTTTTAACGGGTAGCTTTGAATATTATGATTCAAGGACGAAAGATTTATTATTAAGAAGAGGGGTACCACCTATTACAGGATATGACTACACTTATTTTAATGCTGGAGAACTACAAAATAAAGGTATGGAACTAAGTTTAACGGCGAACCTATTTAATAAAAAAGATTTTAAATGGTCAGTTTCAACCAATTGGTCAAACAATAAAAATAAAATAATAGACTTGTATAAAGATGGAGTGGGCGATCCTATTCTTGAAGATGATAGATACAACTACTTTGTGGGACAACCAATTGGTGTAATAAGAACATATCAATTTGATGGTATTTGGCAAGAAGGTGAAGATGTTGCAAATGCACCGCAGGCCAATCCTGAATCTACAAATCCACAAACTAGTCTTAGAGCTGGAGATATAAGGGTTAGTGATGTTGATAATGATGGAAAAATAACAGAAGATGATCGTGTATTTATTGATACCAATCCAGATTGGTTTGGATCTTTGTCAACAAATATATCATACAAAGGTTTTGATTTATTGGTAGATTTCTATGCAGTAGAAGGGGCAACTAAAGTTAATCCATTTATAAGTGAATATAATAATGGGGGTAGTTTACGTGGAATATTAAACGGTGTAAAAGTACCATACTATACACCTGAAAACCCATCTACAACCTATCCAAGGGCAAATGCTGATGCTGCTCCAACATATATTGGTGCATTAGCTGTAAAAGATGCTTCATATATTAGACTTAGAACTATTAGTTTAGGATATACTATGCCAGAATCTTGGACCTCTAAAGTAAATATGGATCAAATACGTTTTTACGTAACTGGTACTAATTTATTTACACAAACAGATTATCTAGGGTATAGCCCAGAGGTAAATATTAGAGATACATTTTCTAATGCAGATACAGGTTATCCAGATGCAACAAGTTTTACGTTTGGAGTAAAAGTTAAATTATAA
- the glpK gene encoding glycerol kinase GlpK, translating to MGKYILALDQGTTSSRAIVFDKKGNIISIAQKEFTQYFPKPGWVEHDPTEIWSTQAGVATEAIAKKGLNVENIAAIGITNQRETVVVWDKNSGQPVYNAIVWQDKRTSDYCDELKLQGKSEMIREKTGLVIDSYFSGTKVKWILDNVEGARKKAEDGDLIMGTIDTWLIWNFTKGNQHVTDVTNASRTLLFNINTMGWDDELLELLTIPKSMLPEVKQSSEVYGHTQSTFYDSKIPIAGIAGDQQAALFGQMCTKPGMVKNTYGTGCFMLMNIGEKPIVSKNNLLTTVAWKINGKTTYAFEGSVFIAGAVVQWLRDGLKIIRMSADVENLASSVDSSEGVYFVPAFAGLGAPHWNQHAQGTIFGLTRGSTDAHVARAALESIAYQTMDILKAMEADSGITIKELRVDGGATVNNMLMQFQADVLNTITVRPKVVETTAMGAAFLAGLAVGYWESPDEIQEIWQTDKHFKPTEDRKQIKEEIKGWYRAIDALEYWTRNNSETKNN from the coding sequence ATGGGAAAATACATACTGGCCTTAGATCAAGGTACAACAAGCTCCAGAGCGATTGTGTTTGATAAGAAAGGAAACATAATCTCAATTGCTCAAAAAGAATTTACACAATATTTTCCAAAACCAGGATGGGTAGAACATGATCCAACTGAAATATGGTCCACTCAGGCAGGTGTAGCTACCGAAGCGATTGCTAAAAAAGGATTAAATGTAGAAAATATTGCTGCCATAGGTATTACCAACCAGCGTGAAACGGTTGTGGTTTGGGATAAGAATTCAGGTCAACCCGTTTATAATGCTATTGTTTGGCAAGATAAACGTACTTCAGATTATTGTGATGAATTAAAGCTTCAGGGTAAATCTGAAATGATACGAGAAAAAACAGGATTGGTTATTGATTCTTATTTTTCGGGAACAAAGGTGAAATGGATTTTAGATAATGTAGAGGGTGCAAGAAAAAAGGCTGAAGACGGTGATTTGATTATGGGTACCATAGACACTTGGTTAATTTGGAATTTCACTAAAGGTAATCAGCATGTTACAGATGTGACCAATGCGTCAAGAACTTTGTTGTTTAATATAAATACGATGGGTTGGGATGATGAGTTGTTAGAGTTGTTAACCATACCTAAAAGTATGCTCCCTGAGGTAAAACAGTCGAGTGAGGTTTATGGACATACGCAATCTACTTTTTATGACTCAAAAATTCCAATTGCAGGAATTGCCGGTGACCAGCAAGCGGCTTTATTTGGTCAAATGTGTACAAAGCCAGGCATGGTTAAAAATACGTATGGCACAGGATGTTTTATGTTGATGAATATTGGTGAAAAACCGATTGTTTCAAAAAATAATTTACTTACAACCGTTGCATGGAAAATCAATGGCAAAACAACGTATGCATTTGAAGGAAGTGTTTTTATTGCGGGTGCCGTTGTGCAATGGTTACGAGATGGTTTAAAGATAATTCGCATGTCTGCTGATGTAGAAAATTTGGCAAGTTCCGTTGATAGTTCAGAAGGGGTTTACTTTGTTCCTGCATTTGCTGGGCTAGGAGCTCCGCATTGGAATCAGCATGCTCAGGGTACAATTTTCGGATTAACAAGAGGAAGTACAGATGCTCATGTTGCACGAGCCGCATTAGAATCTATAGCCTATCAAACCATGGACATTTTAAAAGCGATGGAAGCCGATTCGGGTATTACTATTAAGGAATTACGTGTAGACGGTGGGGCAACAGTGAACAATATGTTAATGCAATTTCAAGCTGACGTTCTAAATACAATAACTGTTCGTCCAAAAGTGGTGGAAACAACAGCGATGGGAGCAGCTTTCTTGGCGGGCTTGGCCGTTGGGTATTGGGAAAGTCCTGATGAAATTCAAGAAATTTGGCAAACAGATAAGCATTTTAAACCTACTGAAGATAGAAAACAAATTAAGGAAGAAATAAAAGGTTGGTATAGGGCTATTGATGCATTAGAGTATTGGACAAGAAATAATTCAGAAACAAAAAATAATTAA